In Abditibacteriota bacterium, a single window of DNA contains:
- a CDS encoding LemA family protein — protein MLLIVLLCLGALLIAAVAIVLWGIGTYNRLVQMRNKIDYTWAQVDVVLKKRFDLVPGLVETVRGYAKHESETLEKVIQARSMLSRAGTVAEQAEANNFLTGALKSIFALAEAYPELKANEGFLRLQEELTNIENKLVYQRQFYNDTVYAFNTVIMQFPTNVIAGMFKFAPRDLFKTEQEEEREPVRFSF, from the coding sequence ATGCTGCTGATCGTATTATTGTGTCTGGGGGCTCTGCTCATAGCGGCTGTGGCCATAGTCCTGTGGGGCATCGGGACCTACAACAGGCTGGTGCAGATGAGGAACAAGATCGACTACACCTGGGCGCAGGTGGACGTGGTGCTGAAAAAGCGCTTTGACCTGGTGCCCGGGCTGGTGGAGACCGTCAGGGGCTACGCCAAGCACGAGAGCGAGACCCTCGAAAAGGTGATCCAGGCCAGGAGCATGCTCTCCCGGGCCGGCACCGTGGCTGAGCAGGCGGAGGCCAACAATTTCCTCACGGGGGCTCTGAAGAGCATCTTTGCCCTGGCGGAGGCCTATCCCGAGCTGAAGGCCAACGAGGGCTTTCTGAGGCTGCAGGAAGAGCTGACCAACATAGAAAACAAGCTGGTCTATCAGAGGCAGTTCTACAACGACACGGTCTATGCCTTCAACACGGTGATCATGCAGTTTCCCACCAACGTCATAGCGGGCATGTTCAAGTTCGCTCCCAGGGATCTCTTCAAGACCGAACAGGAAGAGGAGCGGGAGCCGGTCAGGTTTTCCTTCTGA